The genome window CTTTCCGCTGGTGCTTTACAATTTCTGGGGTTTTATAGCTCCTGCTCTGGACCGAAGAAAACGCTATAGGATGCTCATTTGGCTTGGATTCGCGCTTGCTCTATTCCTTGCGGGGATCCTATTTTCATATTTTGTCGCGATCCCGGCTGCTTTGAACTTTCTGCTCAATTTCAGCGAAGGGATAGCGGTCGCAAAGATCACCCTCGGCAAGTATATTTCCTTTTTCGGTGCTCTTGTACTTGTGGGGGGTATAACGTTCGAGATACCGATAATCATAGGCGTCTTAGCCGATATCGGATTGCTCCGCGCATCCGTACTCAGGAGAAAGCGACATTATGCTATTTTGGCGATACTTGTGTTCGCCGCGGTAATAACCCCCACACAGGATATTCTTAACATGCTTATCTTTGCTTTGCCTATGATCATTCTATATGAAATAGGCATTGTAATCGCTACACTTATCGAAAAATATTCCCGCTGACCCCATATATATCTGTTTGTCAAAAGTTGCCATAAAGAGATTTTGATGGTAGTCTTTAAGAGACAGTAAAGTTAGATAATTTTCAGGGTATTGTTGCAGCCCATTCTAAGGGGTGGGGCGCAAGGATAGACACTAAACTAGTCTTGATCAATGTGAATAGTTTCCCCGTTTAGACACATCGTAGCAGAAGCGCGCCATCCTTTACCTGGTATTTTACTTTTAAGGGGTGAGCGCGATGCGCAATTTTTCATATGACTGCCTCATAAAGTGCCTGATGCTCATAATTCTCTTTGCGGCACTTGATTCATTTGCCGTGGGTGTTTTGCCTGACCCGGGGGAATGCCTCATGGAGGGGATTGCATCGTGGTATTCTGAAAGCTCACCCGGAATAAACGAGACCACGGCTAATATGGAAAGATTTGATCATGATAAACTGACATGCGCTGCATGGAACATACCTTTTAATACCATGCTTGAGGTGACAAATCTTTCGAACGGCAAAAGTGTGCTTGTCAGAGTGAATGACAGAGGCCCCGCCGAAAGATATTGCACAGAAGGAAGAGTTATCGACCTTACTATCGGCGCTTTTGCGAGAATTGAGGATCCACAGAAGGGTCTTGCCCCCGTTGAAGTGCGTATCGCAGAATGATAGCCATTTTCATATTGTATTTTTCTTCATAATCATTATAATTATTTGTGACTCTCCAATGTAATTCATAGGATTAATAAATGATACTCAAACGTTATCATATAGCGACAGTTATATTAACAGCTTCTCTCAGTCTATTTTTGTCTTCCTGTGCCACGCGCGCGCCGAAAACCACAGATTCAATGATCTCCTACGAAAGCCCAGGAACGGCTGTTCACCACAGGGGGGCGGTCTATCATTCCGTTGCTCCCGGAGAAACCCTTTGGCGAATATCCAAAATGTACGATGTTGATATCGAAACCATCCGCAAGACCAACCGGATCTATGATGTCAGGGATATCGAGATAGGCACACGCTTGAGGATACCGGGTGCTGTAAAAAGAAGGCATGTTATTACATTATATCCCAGCCACAAATGGAAATATATAATCATTCATCACAGTGCCACTGATATCGGCAATTCTGAGCATTTCAATACGGCTCATCTCAATCGCGGCTGGAGGGGGGTCGGTTATCATTTTGTAATAGATAACGGTACCTGCGGAAAGGATAACGGACAGATAGAAACCTCTCCTCGATGGTTAAAACAGGAGAATGGAGCACATTGCAAAGCTGACCGAATGAACGAAAGGGGCATCGGCATATGCCTTGTGGGCAACTTTTCTAAAGAAAGGGTTTCTCCAGCCCAAATGGGCTCGCTTGTTTATCTCGTAAACAAACTCAGAAAATATTATCACATCCCCAAAGACCATATCATTGGTCACGGCCAGGTGAGGGGGGCGAACACCGAATGTCCCGGCAAAAAGTTCCCCTGGAAAAACTTTTATTCGAGACTGGGCAGGTAAAATCCCGCCATCCTGTTTTAGGGCGCCACTTATCCAAATAATCTTCGGCATTTCCGAATTTCCTTGACATTTACGGCTTTAGAGGTAAAATGAGTAAGCACTCATAATAATAGTGTATTTACTGTGAGCATATACTCAAAAGAACCGGCCATTTAAGATGAGCATATACTAAAAAATGACCATACGTTTAAAGGGAAGACCAAGAAAAAAGAAAATCATCCACGATCAGCCCAGGATTGATCATTTCAGTCCGAGGGGAAGACCTGGACGCCCGGATGAGACTACAATCACCATGGAAGAGTATGAATCCATCCGGTTGCAGGATTATCTCGGCATGCAACAAAAAAAGGCCGCGGAGATGATGGGTATTTCCCAGCAGTCCTTCAGTCGTATCGTCCGGGATGCGCGCAAGAAAGTATCCGATGCGCTTGTTAACGCCAAGATCATCAGGATCGAGGGCGGCGACTATGTCGATAAACGTTCCATGGAGATTGCCAAGAAACTGAAGCGAGTTTCATAAAACGGCATTTTAGCCGATTGGAGTATCATGAAGATAATAGAGAACATATGCGGTAATGATCTTGTGCTTTCTCTCGAAGGTGATTTTGACGAGGTAACCAGCCCGCAGGTCGAAGACCGCGTTGAACAGGCTCTTTCGGCCGATGTGCCGAATATTTGTTTTGATATGTCAAAAGTAGACTATATCTCAAGCGCGGGCATCCGGGTTCTTATCATAGCTCATAAAAAGGCGCTTAAAAGAGGAAAGAACGTCAAGATGGGTAAAATGTCAAAGCGGGTCAGCGATATAATCGAAGTTGTGGGGATACTCCCGCTTTTTTCAGTAAAAGGGGACCAGTCGCAATGATGCCGAAACATGAAGTATATATGCTGCGTGCGACTTTTGTAAGTCTTATCTGCAACATAATCTTGGTTCTTATAAAAGGCACGGCTCTTGCGGTTGTCAATTCTTTAGCGATTGCTGTTGACCTTGGCATTTCTTTCGTCGGGCTGACGGTTTCCGTCATTCTTTATTATTCGATAAAATTAGCCAACCGCCCGGCCGACTTGGTCCATAATTACGGTTACGGCAAGGTGGAGAACGTTTGTGAAGCGCTCGAGGGGATAGTGCTAATCGGTATAGCCCTGGCCATGTCTTCGCAGGCAATAACGCATTTTGTTCACCCGAAGCATGTTAATATGCCCACGGTGGGGCTGGTCTCTTCCTTTATCAACGCAACGATCAACTTCGGCGGCGCCTATTATATCATTAAGATGGCCAGGAAAAGCCATTCACCTGCCATACAAGCTGAAGGGCTTCATTACCGCCTGGAGGGTATGATTTCCGGCATAATCGCCCTTTCATTTATGATATCGATGCTGCTACAGGCGCGCGGATACGAAATGATAGCCAGATATATCGACCCTATTGCGGCGCTTCTAGTGAGCGTTGGGATAATGATACCATCGTTCAAGCTGGCTCGAGGTTCTTTTTTTAAGCTTCTGGATGCCTCGGTGGAGGAAGACAGTCAGCTTGAGATATTAAAACAGCTGAGCAGGCATCTTGATCAGTTTTGCGAATTTAAGGATCTCAGAACCCGTACTGCCGGCAGGAACAAGTTCGTTGAATTCAAACTGGTAGTTCCTTCCAATATCTCCTTCAGAAGGGGGCATAAGGTCGTGCGAGAGCTGGAGAATGATATAAAAAACAGCATACCCAACAGTGAGGTCTTGATCAGAATGGAGCCTTGTGATATGGATTGCCGGTATGTTGTGAACAATGAGAAGTGCCCCTATCTGGCATCTGAAGATATAAAACTTCCTGTCTAGACCCTTTTCGAAGTATTAATTCTAATTTTGTATTTATATAATTTATATGGTAAAATTACGCTATGACTTCATGGTTATGAGTAGCGCCCTGTATTTTTATCTGTTTTGACAGAAAGGAAGCCTATGTTTTCGTCCAGGCATTATTTGAGGGTCATATTCAGCAGGCTGGGGCTCATAGCTTCGATTATCGCACTTTTCGGAATACTTGCCGTTTTCCAGTTCTTCTACGCGCCCAAAGTTTACCGTACTAACGCCAGGTTCATGATCAAAGAAAAGACCGCCGTCTCCGAAACCGGACGCGTAAGTTCAAATGTCATCAGTTTTCTTCGGTCCAAAGATATGGCAGAAAAGGTGTCCGAACAACTTGGCTATCCTGATGCAGAATCTCTTCTTCAGATGACCCGCATTTCTGCTTCTCGGGAAGATCCCGATATTATTAATATTACCGTGGAGGGGAGAAATCCCGAAAAGATCACAGGTGTCGCCAACACCTGGATCCGTGAGTTCATGAAGGTGTCCACTGACTCGCGAGTCGATAAGGATTTTAATATCACCGAGATTAGAGTGATAGACAAGGCGAATGTCCCGATCGCTCCAACTAACCGGAAAATGAGGAAGATAATCTACATAATGATGTTGGGAGTTGTGGTCGCGATCGGCATAAGCTTTTTTCTGGAATACATGGACCATACCTTAAGAACCCCGAACGGCGTCGAACTTTATGCCAAAATGCCGTATTTGGGTTCCATTCCGCCTGCATTGCAGGAGGACAGGCAGCGCAAGGACATAAACCGGATCGTCGAAGTCAAACCCCAGAGATTGATGGCCGAAGCATTCAGGAATGTGAAGGTCGCGATGCTTTTTAATTCGCCCGGAGAAATAGAGATGGCCGCCATGATCGTTACCAGCTCCGCCATAGCGGAAGGGAAGACCTTTATCGCCTCCAATCTTGCATTGACTTTTGCCCGGGCGGGGGACCCGACCCTTCTTATAGATGCGGACATGCAGAAAGGCATGCTGGAAAAAGATTATAAGATAAAGACCGAAAAGGGCTTGAGTTCTTTCTTGACAGAGACAGCCTCCCTGGAAGAGGTCATTATGCCCACTGATATTCCCAATTTATCGATCATACCATCAGGGCCTTACCAGGATAATCCGGAACCTTTACTGACACCGGATAAGGTCGAAGAAATCGTACGCGCAACGAAAACCAAGTTCAAAAGGATATTTATCGATGTTCCGTCGATCCTTGGCTCGAATGAAATACTTTCATGGTCGGATAAATGCGACGGCATAATCTACATAATTGGTTCAGGGTTTACGCCTCTTGAAGATGTTCTGGCCGCAAAAAACAAGATCTTGGGCAAAAAGGCACGTATTATCGGCTCTGTCCTGAACAATGTGGCCATAGAGAATGACTTTTGCTATTATTACCGTTATTGCCAGTTTTACCTTAAGAATAAATTCCAGCGTCCCCCAGAGGCCAGGGGACAGGCATAACTGCTCATCCGATGAGACCCTTACAAAGACTTCAGGGTATCAATTTAAGAGGTTATCTGAATATATTCCGGAAGAATATGGTTATTTTGCTGGGGATAACCATTCTGCTAACATTGTTCGGCGCTTTCCTTGATCTTGCCAGCCCCCGTATCTATGAAACAAAATCAGCTATATTGGTAGCGAATCCTTCGGGCAGACTTCCTCTTGCATACCTGCTTAACAGTGAGATGTTGGCCAATAGGGTGGGTAGGAGGCTGGATCTAAAGCAGCCTTCACCAAAACTTCTTCGTTCGGTAAAGGCCACACTGGTTAAACATGGGAATATCGTGAGGATCGAGGTAAAAGGGACTGATCCCGATAGGATAAAACGTATTGCCACTTACTGGGCACGTGAGTTCGTAAATCTTGTCAAAAGAAAAATAGCGAATACCGATATGGCAGCTACAATGCCGGATATACATATTATACCTGCCGAAAAGGTGAAGAAAGTTTCGAAAGGCGAAAAGACCATGTTCTTTTTCGGGATCGGCTTGTTTTTCGGCATAATCGGAGCAGTACTTCGAGAGATGCTGGACCCCCGTCTTAAAAAGGGGAAAGAGGTGGAAGAAGCGACCAAAATGCCTTTTCTGGGATTCGTCCCGTCCGGTCAGAAAGAAAATGCTACGGAAAAAGAATTAGACCTGATCTCATACATCAGACCCGATTCACTCGTCGCGGAATCCTTCCGGAACATCAAAACGTCCATGATATTGGCTTCTCGAAAAGCTTTACCGATGAAAACCCTTATAGTTACAAGCTCGCTATCGGACGAGGGTCGTACGTTTATCGCGTCCAATCTCGCCATTCAGTTCGCCAAAAACGATAAAAAGGTCCTTATCCTGGATGCGTCTTCCAAGAGGGGGCGGTTGGGGGAGAGTTTAGCTGTTGAGCAAAGACTCGAGGTTACGATACTGGGTCTCAGCGATGTTCTCTACGGAAAATGCTCGCTCGAGGAAGCCATAGCAAGAACACCCGTACCTGGTCTTATGTTACTTGAATCCGGAACTCTGGCGGAAAAACCCGAAGAACTTATATATGTGATCAGGTTCCAGAGCATCTTAAACGAGCTTCAGAAGAACTTTGATCACATCATAATTGACGGAGCATCATTATCAGGCTCCGATGCTATCCTCAACTGGGTCGATGCCAGCGACGGGATTATGTTCGTGATAGGTGCCGAAATAACAGGCATAAAAGATATAAAAGCAGCTAGACAAAAGCTCAGTAAACGGTACAATAAAGTTATAGGCGCCATATTGAACAGCGTGTGGTCGGAAAAGAATCTTGAT of Candidatus Omnitrophota bacterium contains these proteins:
- a CDS encoding cation diffusion facilitator family transporter, producing MMPKHEVYMLRATFVSLICNIILVLIKGTALAVVNSLAIAVDLGISFVGLTVSVILYYSIKLANRPADLVHNYGYGKVENVCEALEGIVLIGIALAMSSQAITHFVHPKHVNMPTVGLVSSFINATINFGGAYYIIKMARKSHSPAIQAEGLHYRLEGMISGIIALSFMISMLLQARGYEMIARYIDPIAALLVSVGIMIPSFKLARGSFFKLLDASVEEDSQLEILKQLSRHLDQFCEFKDLRTRTAGRNKFVEFKLVVPSNISFRRGHKVVRELENDIKNSIPNSEVLIRMEPCDMDCRYVVNNEKCPYLASEDIKLPV
- a CDS encoding LysM peptidoglycan-binding domain-containing protein, with the translated sequence MILKRYHIATVILTASLSLFLSSCATRAPKTTDSMISYESPGTAVHHRGAVYHSVAPGETLWRISKMYDVDIETIRKTNRIYDVRDIEIGTRLRIPGAVKRRHVITLYPSHKWKYIIIHHSATDIGNSEHFNTAHLNRGWRGVGYHFVIDNGTCGKDNGQIETSPRWLKQENGAHCKADRMNERGIGICLVGNFSKERVSPAQMGSLVYLVNKLRKYYHIPKDHIIGHGQVRGANTECPGKKFPWKNFYSRLGR
- a CDS encoding polysaccharide biosynthesis tyrosine autokinase — encoded protein: MRPLQRLQGINLRGYLNIFRKNMVILLGITILLTLFGAFLDLASPRIYETKSAILVANPSGRLPLAYLLNSEMLANRVGRRLDLKQPSPKLLRSVKATLVKHGNIVRIEVKGTDPDRIKRIATYWAREFVNLVKRKIANTDMAATMPDIHIIPAEKVKKVSKGEKTMFFFGIGLFFGIIGAVLREMLDPRLKKGKEVEEATKMPFLGFVPSGQKENATEKELDLISYIRPDSLVAESFRNIKTSMILASRKALPMKTLIVTSSLSDEGRTFIASNLAIQFAKNDKKVLILDASSKRGRLGESLAVEQRLEVTILGLSDVLYGKCSLEEAIARTPVPGLMLLESGTLAEKPEELIYVIRFQSILNELQKNFDHIIIDGASLSGSDAILNWVDASDGIMFVIGAEITGIKDIKAARQKLSKRYNKVIGAILNSVWSEKNLDDYFRDFQSFLGKSPKEQ
- a CDS encoding septal ring lytic transglycosylase RlpA family protein; protein product: MLIILFAALDSFAVGVLPDPGECLMEGIASWYSESSPGINETTANMERFDHDKLTCAAWNIPFNTMLEVTNLSNGKSVLVRVNDRGPAERYCTEGRVIDLTIGAFARIEDPQKGLAPVEVRIAE
- a CDS encoding polysaccharide biosynthesis tyrosine autokinase; amino-acid sequence: MFSSRHYLRVIFSRLGLIASIIALFGILAVFQFFYAPKVYRTNARFMIKEKTAVSETGRVSSNVISFLRSKDMAEKVSEQLGYPDAESLLQMTRISASREDPDIINITVEGRNPEKITGVANTWIREFMKVSTDSRVDKDFNITEIRVIDKANVPIAPTNRKMRKIIYIMMLGVVVAIGISFFLEYMDHTLRTPNGVELYAKMPYLGSIPPALQEDRQRKDINRIVEVKPQRLMAEAFRNVKVAMLFNSPGEIEMAAMIVTSSAIAEGKTFIASNLALTFARAGDPTLLIDADMQKGMLEKDYKIKTEKGLSSFLTETASLEEVIMPTDIPNLSIIPSGPYQDNPEPLLTPDKVEEIVRATKTKFKRIFIDVPSILGSNEILSWSDKCDGIIYIIGSGFTPLEDVLAAKNKILGKKARIIGSVLNNVAIENDFCYYYRYCQFYLKNKFQRPPEARGQA
- a CDS encoding anti-sigma factor antagonist (This anti-anti-sigma factor, or anti-sigma factor antagonist, belongs to a family that includes characterized members SpoIIAA, RsbV, RsfA, and RsfB.), which translates into the protein MKIIENICGNDLVLSLEGDFDEVTSPQVEDRVEQALSADVPNICFDMSKVDYISSAGIRVLIIAHKKALKRGKNVKMGKMSKRVSDIIEVVGILPLFSVKGDQSQ
- a CDS encoding DUF134 domain-containing protein codes for the protein MTIRLKGRPRKKKIIHDQPRIDHFSPRGRPGRPDETTITMEEYESIRLQDYLGMQQKKAAEMMGISQQSFSRIVRDARKKVSDALVNAKIIRIEGGDYVDKRSMEIAKKLKRVS
- the tatC gene encoding twin-arginine translocase subunit TatC, with translation MTPIYPEERKKLDVIGHLEELRKRILICLAALVIAGAFSFWKGGFLMSLVRRPVNGLVDELIFISPTEAFVAYIKVALLTGFIVSFPLVLYNFWGFIAPALDRRKRYRMLIWLGFALALFLAGILFSYFVAIPAALNFLLNFSEGIAVAKITLGKYISFFGALVLVGGITFEIPIIIGVLADIGLLRASVLRRKRHYAILAILVFAAVITPTQDILNMLIFALPMIILYEIGIVIATLIEKYSR